From Bacteroidota bacterium, the proteins below share one genomic window:
- a CDS encoding aldo/keto reductase: MEYRKLGRSGLQVSALSLGSWLTFGKQINDNTAEDLMSVAYEAGVNFFDNAEAYANGKSETVMGAILKKMGWERSSYVVSSKVYFGDGGKLPNQKGLSRKHIMEGCNASLKRLQLDYVDLYFCHRPDKNTPIEETVHAMNTLIQQGKILYWGTSEWSAAELMEAFLVAEKDRLIAPTMEQPQYNMFERTKMEKDFLHLFKHYGLGTTIWSPLASGLLTGKYNAGLPDSTRVSMEGLQWLKDGLLVQDKINKAKQLTELAKSMGVSVTHLSLAWCLKNLFVSSVILGASKVEQLKENLKCLDAVAKHTPEVMEKIEAILQNKPVQPGY; encoded by the coding sequence ATGGAATACAGGAAACTTGGCAGATCAGGATTGCAGGTAAGCGCATTGTCACTTGGCTCGTGGCTGACTTTTGGTAAACAGATAAATGACAATACAGCCGAAGACCTGATGAGTGTTGCGTATGAGGCCGGTGTTAATTTTTTTGATAACGCCGAGGCCTATGCGAATGGCAAATCGGAAACTGTGATGGGTGCTATTTTAAAGAAGATGGGCTGGGAGCGAAGCTCGTACGTGGTATCGAGTAAAGTGTATTTCGGTGATGGCGGTAAACTGCCCAACCAAAAAGGATTGAGCCGGAAGCATATCATGGAAGGCTGCAATGCTTCTCTCAAACGATTACAATTGGATTATGTAGATCTCTACTTTTGCCACCGGCCTGATAAGAATACACCCATTGAGGAAACCGTGCATGCCATGAATACGCTTATCCAGCAAGGAAAGATACTTTACTGGGGAACATCGGAATGGAGCGCGGCTGAACTAATGGAAGCATTTCTTGTTGCCGAAAAGGATCGCCTGATAGCTCCCACTATGGAACAGCCTCAATACAATATGTTTGAGCGCACCAAAATGGAAAAAGATTTTTTACACCTGTTTAAACATTATGGTTTGGGAACTACGATTTGGTCGCCGCTGGCCTCCGGATTGCTTACGGGTAAATATAATGCCGGCTTACCCGATTCTACCCGCGTGAGTATGGAAGGCTTACAGTGGTTAAAGGACGGACTTCTGGTGCAGGATAAAATAAACAAAGCAAAACAACTTACAGAGTTGGCTAAGAGCATGGGTGTAAGTGTTACGCATTTATCATTGGCCTGGTGCCTGAAGAATCTATTCGTGTCGTCGGTTATACTGGGTGCAAGTAAAGTTGAACAGTTGAAAGAGAACCTGAAATGTTTGGATGCTGTTGCCAAACATACTCCTGAGGTGATGGAGAAGATCGAAGCTATTCTTCAGAATAAACCTGTGCAGCCCGGATATTAA